In a single window of the Bacillota bacterium genome:
- a CDS encoding glucosamine-6-phosphate deaminase, with translation MVPTPVREKKYDNVTVKIFANKEDLGRAAAAAAAEHIAALQTQEDRVNLMFSTGASQFEFVAALKDHKEIDWSRVNGFHLDEYIDMDDQHPASFRLWLRTRVEEPFQPGKFYYIEGDAEDTEAEIQRYARLLEENPIDLGFIGIGENGHIAFNDPPVADFEDPKAVKVVELDEACRRQQLGEGWFPTLEDVPRYAISLTIPSIMKCKKIISVVPDGRKAEAVRKALEGPIETACPASILRTHPDVTIFLDQDSASLLSD, from the coding sequence ATGGTACCAACTCCAGTACGGGAGAAGAAGTATGATAACGTCACCGTCAAGATCTTTGCCAATAAGGAGGACTTGGGGCGGGCTGCTGCTGCGGCGGCAGCGGAGCACATTGCTGCCCTGCAGACCCAGGAGGATAGGGTCAATCTGATGTTCTCCACCGGGGCTTCTCAGTTTGAGTTCGTGGCGGCCCTGAAGGACCACAAGGAAATCGATTGGAGTAGGGTCAACGGCTTCCATCTCGATGAGTACATCGACATGGATGATCAACATCCCGCCAGTTTTCGGTTGTGGCTGCGGACCCGGGTGGAGGAGCCCTTCCAGCCCGGTAAGTTCTATTACATAGAGGGAGACGCCGAGGATACCGAGGCTGAGATCCAGCGCTATGCCCGCCTGCTGGAGGAAAACCCCATTGACCTGGGCTTCATTGGCATCGGGGAGAATGGGCATATCGCTTTTAATGATCCCCCGGTGGCGGACTTTGAGGATCCCAAGGCCGTGAAAGTGGTGGAATTGGATGAGGCCTGTCGGCGGCAGCAGCTGGGCGAAGGCTGGTTCCCGACCTTAGAGGACGTGCCCCGCTATGCCATCAGCCTCACGATTCCCAGCATCATGAAGTGCAAGAAGATTATTTCCGTTGTTCCCGATGGGCGCAAGGCGGAGGCAGTGAGAAAGGCTTTGGAGGGTCCGATTGAAACCGCCTGTCCCGCTTCGATTCTCCGGACCCATCCCGACGTCACCATCTTCCTTGACCAAGACTCTGCATCCTTGCTGTCAGACTAG
- the murJ gene encoding murein biosynthesis integral membrane protein MurJ: MSQQRLTRTAGTMMVLIFISRVLGFVRLRAASQVFGRTAETDAFNAAFVIPDLMYFLLVAGALSSAFIPVFTSYLAKNREEEGWVVASTFLTVTGGLLIMLTVLGIIFAPVLAPLVAYQFTGSQRLLLIHLMRVMFPAVFFTALSGLTAGVLNSYQHFIAPVVGPIIYNLFIILGAYLLGPRMGITGMAVGTVVGACANFLLQFAVLLRVKWQYRPTLQLSHPGIKQMLRLMLPAILGLSITQLNQIITQNLASGLAQGSITALQLANRLMQFPLGIFAMATSQVYFPTMTRQVAQGQMDAFRETFSKGLRSILFVTIPSAAGLIVLRVPLVSFLFETGEFTASDTMATAHALLYYCLGLAAQSGIQIITRIYYSLQDTKTPVKISVITMVLNTGLSLFLLITTSLAHGALALAYSASAVLSFCLYLLILRGKLGRIDGRRLVSTIVKATVASGVMALAVVWAGKIITPYLAGKWWATTAQVLVLSGWGVLVYGLITYGLRMEEAQEILDIFLRRFKARFGKE; the protein is encoded by the coding sequence ATGAGCCAACAACGACTAACCCGTACCGCCGGAACGATGATGGTCCTGATCTTTATCAGCCGTGTGCTGGGCTTTGTCCGGCTGCGGGCCGCTAGCCAGGTCTTTGGACGGACGGCAGAGACCGACGCCTTCAATGCCGCCTTTGTTATTCCCGATCTCATGTATTTTCTCTTAGTTGCCGGAGCTTTATCGTCGGCCTTTATTCCTGTGTTTACCAGCTATCTGGCCAAGAACCGGGAAGAGGAGGGCTGGGTAGTAGCCAGCACCTTCTTGACCGTTACCGGGGGCCTGTTGATTATGTTAACTGTTCTGGGAATCATCTTCGCGCCGGTGCTGGCCCCTTTGGTGGCCTATCAGTTCACCGGCAGCCAGAGACTCCTGCTGATCCATCTGATGCGAGTAATGTTTCCCGCGGTCTTTTTTACTGCCCTCTCAGGCCTAACGGCAGGGGTACTGAATTCCTATCAACACTTTATCGCTCCCGTGGTGGGGCCCATCATCTATAACCTCTTCATTATTCTAGGGGCGTACCTGTTGGGACCTAGGATGGGAATCACCGGAATGGCAGTGGGTACCGTAGTTGGCGCCTGTGCCAACTTCCTCCTGCAATTTGCCGTACTCCTGCGAGTGAAGTGGCAGTATCGGCCCACCCTACAGTTATCCCATCCCGGGATTAAGCAAATGCTGCGGCTGATGCTCCCGGCTATATTGGGCCTTTCCATCACTCAACTCAATCAAATCATCACCCAAAACCTAGCTTCGGGACTGGCCCAAGGCTCCATTACCGCCCTCCAGCTGGCCAACCGCCTGATGCAGTTTCCCCTGGGGATCTTTGCCATGGCCACCTCTCAGGTCTATTTTCCAACGATGACCCGCCAGGTAGCCCAGGGACAAATGGACGCCTTTAGAGAAACCTTCTCCAAGGGGCTTAGGTCCATCTTGTTTGTTACCATTCCCTCCGCGGCGGGGCTGATAGTGCTGCGGGTACCCTTGGTTAGCTTTTTGTTTGAAACCGGCGAATTCACCGCCTCCGATACCATGGCCACCGCCCATGCCCTACTCTATTACTGTCTGGGGCTGGCGGCCCAATCGGGAATCCAGATTATTACCCGGATCTACTATTCGCTGCAGGATACCAAGACACCGGTGAAAATCTCGGTGATCACCATGGTGCTTAATACCGGGTTGAGCTTGTTCCTGCTGATCACCACCAGCTTGGCCCACGGGGCTCTGGCCCTGGCCTATTCCGCTTCAGCGGTACTGAGCTTTTGTTTGTACTTACTGATCCTCAGGGGTAAGTTGGGAAGGATCGATGGCCGACGCTTGGTCAGCACCATCGTGAAGGCAACGGTCGCCAGCGGAGTAATGGCACTGGCAGTGGTATGGGCCGGCAAGATAATCACGCCCTACCTTGCCGGTAAGTGGTGGGCTACCACAGCACAGGTTCTAGTTCTCTCGGGGTGGGGAGTTCTCGTCTACGGTCTGATCACCTACGGCCTGCGGATGGAAGAGGCCCAGGAAATCCTGGACATCTTCCTCCGCCGCTTCAAAGCTAGGTTTGGAAAGGAATAG
- the lepA gene encoding elongation factor 4 — translation MPDSAKEGTVVQQSRIRNFCIIAHIDHGKSTLADRLLENTKTVSERKMTEQVLDSMDLERERGITIKLQAVRMEYRAQDGNEYILNLIDTPGHVDFSYEVSRSLAACEGALLVVDASQGIEAQTLANLYMAIEHDLEIIPVINKIDLPNADPERVKRELEESIGLDASNAILASAKTGEGTMEILEAIVRDIPPPTGDPDLPTRALIFDSHFNAYKGAVAYVRVVEGRLRVGDEIIMMSSDRRFEITDLGVFTPTMVPVDELGPGEVGCVMASMKQVRDCRVGDTITCAQRPASEPLPGYQKAVPMVYCGLYPVDNDAYPDLRDALERLQLNDAALSFEPESSAALGFGFRCGFLGLLHMDIIQERLEREFDIALIATAPSVEYRVTTTDGSVRLIENPADFPEQNEIELIEEPFVEASIVVPEQWVGAIMELCQNKRGIFSNMEYLTPERTRLVYELPLSEILLEFFDQLKSRTKGYASLDYEFIGYKPAKLVKLDVLLNGEPVDALSCIVHRDYAASRGRQLARKLKEVIPRQMFEVPIQAAIGRKIVARETIRAARKDVLAKCYGGDVTRKRKLLERQKEGKKRMKQLGRVEVPQEAFLAVLSVEDD, via the coding sequence ATGCCTGATTCGGCGAAAGAGGGAACTGTAGTGCAGCAAAGCAGAATTAGAAACTTTTGTATCATTGCCCATATCGACCACGGTAAGTCCACCTTGGCGGACCGCCTGTTGGAAAACACCAAGACCGTCTCGGAGCGAAAAATGACGGAGCAGGTGCTCGACTCCATGGATTTGGAGCGGGAGCGGGGAATTACCATCAAGCTCCAGGCGGTGCGGATGGAATACCGGGCCCAGGATGGAAATGAATATATCCTTAATTTGATCGATACGCCCGGCCACGTGGATTTTTCCTACGAGGTCTCCCGCAGTCTAGCCGCCTGTGAGGGTGCACTTCTTGTTGTCGATGCCTCTCAAGGGATTGAGGCCCAGACCTTGGCCAATTTGTATATGGCCATTGAACACGACTTAGAGATTATTCCGGTGATTAACAAGATTGATCTGCCTAACGCGGATCCGGAGCGGGTCAAGCGGGAGTTGGAGGAGTCCATCGGTCTTGATGCCAGTAACGCTATTTTGGCCAGTGCCAAGACGGGAGAAGGGACTATGGAGATCCTCGAGGCCATCGTCCGGGACATTCCGCCTCCGACGGGCGATCCCGATTTGCCCACCCGAGCCCTGATCTTTGACTCCCACTTCAATGCCTACAAGGGTGCAGTGGCCTACGTTCGGGTGGTGGAGGGTCGGCTCCGAGTCGGCGATGAGATCATTATGATGTCCAGTGACCGGAGATTTGAAATCACCGACTTGGGCGTTTTCACCCCAACCATGGTTCCCGTTGATGAACTGGGACCGGGGGAAGTGGGCTGTGTGATGGCCAGTATGAAGCAGGTACGGGATTGTCGTGTCGGCGATACCATCACCTGTGCCCAGCGGCCAGCCTCAGAACCCTTGCCCGGTTACCAGAAGGCCGTACCGATGGTGTATTGCGGGTTGTATCCCGTAGATAATGACGCCTATCCTGACCTGCGAGACGCCTTGGAACGGCTGCAGCTCAATGACGCGGCCTTGTCCTTTGAACCGGAAAGCTCGGCAGCCTTGGGCTTTGGATTTCGGTGTGGGTTCCTGGGACTATTACACATGGACATTATTCAGGAACGCTTGGAGCGAGAATTTGATATCGCGCTGATTGCCACCGCTCCCAGTGTTGAGTATCGGGTGACCACCACCGATGGCAGCGTCCGCCTGATTGAAAACCCCGCGGATTTCCCGGAGCAGAACGAGATCGAACTTATTGAGGAACCCTTTGTCGAGGCCTCGATTGTGGTGCCGGAACAATGGGTCGGAGCCATTATGGAGCTGTGTCAGAACAAGCGGGGGATATTCAGCAACATGGAGTACTTGACTCCCGAGCGAACCCGTTTGGTGTACGAGTTACCCTTGAGCGAGATTCTGCTGGAGTTTTTCGACCAACTGAAGTCTCGCACTAAAGGCTATGCCTCTTTGGACTATGAGTTTATCGGGTACAAGCCAGCTAAACTGGTGAAACTGGATGTGCTGCTGAATGGCGAACCGGTGGATGCTCTCAGCTGTATTGTCCACCGAGACTATGCCGCCAGCCGAGGGCGACAATTAGCCCGCAAGTTGAAGGAAGTTATCCCGCGGCAGATGTTTGAGGTACCCATCCAAGCAGCCATTGGGCGGAAGATTGTTGCCCGGGAGACCATTCGAGCTGCTCGCAAAGACGTTTTGGCCAAGTGCTACGGCGGAGACGTCACTCGGAAACGAAAGCTCTTGGAGCGGCAAAAGGAAGGTAAGAAACGGATGAAACAACTGGGCCGAGTCGAGGTTCCCCAGGAGGCCTTCTTGGCAGTGCTCAGTGTGGAGGATGACTAG
- the hemW gene encoding radical SAM family heme chaperone HemW — MVESIGIYVHFPFCERKCWYCDFVSYGRDSGLHSLIPRYVETLCREIKLWGEKIDSLPVTSLFFGGGTPTLVPARELESVLETIDKSFTLAADAEVTIEANPGTVSPSLLGDLRAMGINRLSLGIQSFDDQVLKRLGRGHTALQGLEACNWARAQGFSNLSLDLMFAVPGQNLESWEETLAITTELAPEHVSAYSLIVEEDTPYGQWCQQGLLDVPSEDLWADMMELTEARLASAGLERYEISNYARRGFESRHNQIYWRNGPYLGFGAGAHSYWQQRRWANTSDVTRYIRDFAVTGAPVAGEETLDLPGQMGETVMLGLRLLRGVDLAEFRRRFGRDLLEVYAETVEELVELGLVEVTPDGYLRLTARGLELANQVMARFV, encoded by the coding sequence ATGGTGGAATCCATTGGGATTTATGTTCACTTTCCCTTTTGCGAGAGAAAGTGTTGGTACTGCGATTTTGTCTCCTACGGACGGGACTCGGGGCTGCACAGTCTCATCCCCCGATACGTTGAGACCCTGTGTCGAGAGATTAAGTTGTGGGGGGAAAAGATAGACTCCCTTCCGGTGACCAGCCTGTTCTTCGGTGGGGGTACACCAACCTTGGTGCCGGCCAGGGAACTGGAATCGGTGTTGGAGACTATCGACAAATCCTTCACCCTGGCCGCCGATGCAGAGGTTACCATCGAAGCTAACCCCGGGACGGTCTCTCCAAGCCTATTGGGAGATTTGCGGGCAATGGGGATCAATCGCCTCAGTCTGGGGATTCAAAGCTTTGATGATCAGGTTCTCAAGAGGCTCGGCAGGGGGCATACCGCTCTTCAGGGATTAGAGGCCTGTAACTGGGCCAGAGCTCAAGGGTTTTCCAATCTCAGTCTCGATCTGATGTTTGCTGTGCCGGGGCAGAATCTGGAAAGCTGGGAAGAGACCCTGGCAATCACCACCGAGCTGGCGCCGGAGCATGTGTCGGCCTACAGCCTTATCGTCGAGGAGGATACTCCCTATGGCCAGTGGTGCCAGCAGGGACTCTTGGATGTGCCCTCAGAGGATCTGTGGGCTGACATGATGGAACTTACCGAGGCCCGGTTGGCCTCCGCCGGTCTTGAACGATATGAGATCTCCAATTACGCTCGCCGGGGCTTTGAGTCCCGGCACAACCAAATCTACTGGCGCAATGGACCCTATCTTGGCTTTGGCGCCGGCGCCCACTCCTACTGGCAGCAGCGGCGCTGGGCCAATACCTCCGATGTTACCCGGTATATTAGGGACTTTGCGGTGACGGGAGCGCCCGTTGCTGGGGAAGAGACCCTGGATCTGCCGGGGCAGATGGGGGAAACGGTGATGCTGGGGCTGCGGTTGCTGCGGGGAGTGGACCTTGCAGAGTTTCGCCGCCGCTTTGGGCGGGACTTGTTGGAGGTCTATGCCGAGACGGTGGAGGAGTTAGTGGAGTTGGGGTTGGTTGAGGTTACCCCTGACGGATATCTTCGGCTCACAGCTCGGGGATTGGAATTGGCCAACCAGGTGATGGCCAGGTTTGTTTAG
- the hrcA gene encoding heat-inducible transcription repressor HrcA, with protein MKERKRRILQAITDDYIAYAEPVGSRTLAKKYRLGVSPATIRNEMADLEEGGYLRQPHTSAGRIPSDKGYRYYVDVLMIPEVISDEQRNVLRQEILRKQYAIEEMIRHASRLLALLTNEIAIVVAPSLSNSTFRHIQYIPIDPMSVLVILVVDPGFVQNSLVQLGGPISPVELERINHHCNRLMQGICLSDIGQSLVKDLKQVIEDGALFEATLELVYRGLAKKTTDRAFVEGSVNLLAQPEFRDVEKLRVLLEVLENTDVIMDAIGSSSTSGVRAQIGVENQLDELSDCSIVSTTYSIIYDVVGAIGILGPTRMDYGKVFATVEYMAEALSELLSEGPGSGWSVG; from the coding sequence ATGAAAGAACGGAAAAGGCGGATTTTGCAGGCGATCACCGATGATTACATCGCTTATGCAGAACCTGTTGGCTCCCGTACCTTGGCAAAGAAGTATCGCTTGGGTGTAAGCCCTGCCACCATTCGCAATGAGATGGCTGATCTGGAGGAAGGCGGGTATCTGCGGCAACCCCATACCTCTGCCGGTCGGATCCCCTCCGACAAGGGATATCGCTATTATGTTGATGTATTAATGATTCCTGAGGTCATTTCTGACGAACAGCGGAATGTCCTGCGGCAGGAGATTTTGCGGAAGCAGTATGCCATTGAAGAGATGATTCGTCATGCTTCACGATTACTTGCCCTCTTGACCAATGAAATTGCCATTGTTGTCGCCCCCAGTTTGTCTAATTCGACCTTTCGCCATATCCAATATATCCCCATCGATCCGATGAGCGTTCTAGTTATTCTCGTGGTGGATCCGGGATTTGTCCAGAACAGCTTGGTGCAGCTGGGAGGTCCCATCTCTCCCGTGGAACTGGAGCGAATCAATCATCATTGTAATCGCTTGATGCAAGGGATCTGCCTCAGTGACATTGGCCAGTCCTTGGTGAAGGATCTAAAGCAGGTAATCGAAGACGGCGCTTTATTTGAAGCTACCCTGGAGTTGGTCTACCGGGGACTAGCCAAGAAGACTACGGATCGAGCCTTTGTTGAGGGATCGGTGAATTTGCTGGCTCAGCCGGAATTTCGCGATGTCGAAAAGCTGCGGGTGCTGCTGGAAGTTTTGGAAAACACCGATGTGATCATGGATGCCATCGGCTCATCTTCGACATCGGGGGTTCGGGCCCAAATCGGGGTAGAGAACCAGCTGGATGAACTCAGTGACTGTTCTATTGTCAGTACCACTTACAGTATTATTTACGATGTTGTCGGAGCTATTGGGATTCTCGGCCCTACGCGGATGGACTATGGGAAGGTGTTTGCGACGGTGGAGTACATGGCGGAGGCTCTCAGTGAGCTGCTGTCCGAGGGCCCCGGGAGCGGATGGAGCGTGGGGTAA
- the grpE gene encoding nucleotide exchange factor GrpE yields MTEEVKAQETSAQETDATVQEQRMEDTSEPTEDTACDQELGPEELQALVEAQREQIDRLQQESAALKDRLLRLQADFDNFRRRSREEVTRAGDQANERFFLELLPVVDNLERAVAAGEESQGSGMVAGVQMVLKQLQDLLARWEVQPIPAVGEAFDPRLHEAIMQVEAEDETESGTIVEQLQKGYTFKDKTLRASLVHVAK; encoded by the coding sequence ATGACGGAAGAAGTCAAGGCCCAAGAAACTAGCGCGCAAGAAACTGATGCCACTGTCCAGGAGCAGCGGATGGAAGATACGTCGGAGCCCACCGAAGATACAGCCTGTGACCAGGAACTTGGCCCTGAAGAGCTTCAGGCTCTGGTGGAGGCTCAAAGGGAGCAAATTGACCGTCTCCAGCAAGAGTCTGCAGCCCTCAAGGATCGGCTCCTGAGGTTGCAGGCGGATTTTGATAACTTCCGACGGCGAAGCCGCGAGGAAGTAACCCGAGCCGGTGACCAGGCCAACGAGCGGTTTTTCCTGGAGCTTCTCCCTGTGGTGGATAATCTAGAACGGGCCGTAGCCGCGGGCGAGGAGTCCCAGGGCAGTGGGATGGTGGCCGGTGTTCAAATGGTACTTAAACAACTGCAGGATCTTCTGGCCCGGTGGGAAGTTCAGCCAATTCCCGCAGTGGGGGAAGCCTTTGATCCCAGGCTGCACGAGGCAATCATGCAGGTTGAAGCTGAAGACGAAACCGAGAGCGGTACCATTGTGGAGCAACTGCAAAAAGGGTACACCTTCAAGGATAAGACCCTGCGTGCTAGTCTGGTACATGTAGCAAAATAG
- the dnaK gene encoding molecular chaperone DnaK, which produces MGKIIGIDLGTTNSCVAVMEGGEPIVIPSTEGSRTTPSVVAFSKSGELLVGQVAKRQAITNPDNTVISIKRHMGTDYKAQIDGKDYTPQELSALILRKLKEDAEAYLGEEVTQAVITVPAYFTDAQRQATKDAGRIAGLEVMRIINEPTAASLAYGLDKEDEQTILVFDLGGGTFDVSILELGDGVFEVLATSGNNRLGGDDFDQRLMDYLISEFRKEHGIDLSKDRMAVQRLKEAAEKAKIELSSLQTTNINLPFISAGADGPLHLDMNITRAKFNELTEDLVEATMGPTQRALEDAGLSPSDIDKILLVGGSTRIVAVQEAIARKLGKEPSKGVNPDECVALGAAIQGGVLAGEVSDIVLLDVTPLSLGIETLGGVFTRLIERNTTIPTKKTQIFSTAADNQTAVDIHVLQGERPMAADNVTLGRFQLTGIPPAPRGVPQIEVTFDIDANGIVNVSAKDLGTGKEQKVTLTASSGLSESDIERMVQDAEKFAEEDKKRKELVEARNQADNLIYTIDKTLKDLGDQVTADEKAKIEAAKSDLQKVLDSDDIQQIQDKTEALSAHLHTVSQRIYSQAQGSQGAANAGAQGETGGATSGGDDNVVDADYTVVDDEEEK; this is translated from the coding sequence ATGGGAAAGATCATTGGCATAGACTTGGGAACCACAAATTCCTGTGTGGCAGTTATGGAGGGTGGAGAACCCATCGTTATTCCCAGTACCGAGGGTAGTCGGACGACTCCTTCGGTTGTTGCCTTTTCTAAGTCTGGAGAACTCTTAGTTGGTCAAGTCGCCAAGCGCCAGGCGATTACCAATCCCGATAATACAGTCATTTCTATCAAGCGGCATATGGGTACCGACTACAAGGCCCAGATCGACGGTAAGGATTATACCCCCCAAGAGCTGTCCGCCCTGATCCTTCGCAAGCTCAAAGAGGACGCGGAAGCATATCTTGGTGAGGAGGTTACCCAGGCGGTAATCACCGTTCCTGCCTACTTCACCGACGCGCAGCGGCAGGCAACCAAGGATGCCGGGCGGATTGCCGGTCTGGAAGTGATGCGGATTATTAACGAGCCGACGGCGGCTTCCCTGGCCTATGGTCTGGACAAAGAAGATGAGCAGACCATTTTGGTCTTTGACCTTGGCGGCGGTACCTTTGACGTTTCCATTCTGGAGCTGGGCGATGGTGTCTTTGAAGTACTGGCCACCAGCGGTAACAACCGCCTCGGCGGCGATGACTTCGACCAACGGCTGATGGACTATCTGATCAGCGAGTTCCGCAAGGAGCATGGGATCGATCTCAGCAAGGATCGGATGGCTGTACAGCGCTTGAAGGAAGCCGCTGAGAAGGCAAAAATCGAATTGTCCAGTCTGCAAACGACGAATATCAACCTCCCCTTCATCAGCGCCGGCGCCGATGGTCCCCTCCATTTGGATATGAATATCACCCGGGCAAAGTTTAACGAACTGACGGAGGATCTGGTTGAGGCAACGATGGGACCCACTCAAAGGGCCTTGGAAGATGCCGGGCTATCCCCCAGTGATATCGATAAGATCCTGCTGGTCGGTGGCTCCACCCGGATCGTCGCGGTCCAGGAAGCCATTGCCCGCAAGCTGGGCAAAGAACCCTCCAAGGGAGTGAATCCCGATGAGTGCGTGGCTTTAGGTGCGGCCATTCAAGGCGGTGTCTTGGCCGGTGAAGTGAGCGACATTGTCCTCCTGGATGTGACTCCGCTATCTTTGGGTATCGAAACCTTGGGTGGAGTATTTACTCGCCTCATCGAGCGAAATACCACCATTCCGACGAAGAAGACCCAGATCTTTAGCACCGCAGCCGATAACCAGACCGCGGTGGATATCCACGTTCTACAGGGGGAACGGCCGATGGCCGCGGATAACGTCACCTTGGGTCGCTTCCAACTGACGGGAATTCCTCCGGCACCCCGGGGTGTGCCTCAAATCGAGGTTACCTTCGACATTGATGCCAACGGTATCGTCAACGTTTCCGCCAAGGACCTGGGAACCGGTAAGGAACAGAAGGTTACCTTGACTGCCTCCAGCGGTCTGTCGGAAAGTGACATCGAGCGGATGGTTCAGGATGCCGAGAAGTTTGCTGAAGAGGACAAGAAGCGTAAGGAGCTCGTTGAGGCCCGCAACCAGGCCGACAACTTGATCTACACCATCGACAAGACCCTGAAGGATCTGGGAGATCAGGTTACCGCCGACGAGAAGGCGAAGATTGAGGCAGCCAAGTCTGATCTCCAGAAGGTTCTGGATAGCGACGACATCCAGCAAATCCAGGATAAGACCGAGGCCTTAAGTGCCCACTTACACACGGTATCCCAGAGGATTTATTCCCAGGCGCAAGGATCTCAGGGTGCTGCCAATGCCGGGGCGCAAGGCGAGACCGGTGGTGCCACCTCCGGCGGCGATGACAATGTGGTAGATGCCGACTACACCGTCGTCGATGACGAAGAGGAGAAATAA
- the dnaJ gene encoding molecular chaperone DnaJ — protein MAKRDYYEVLGVDRSAGPDEIKKAYRRLARKYHPDVNRDDPDAEEKFKEATEAYKVLSDEQARARYDQFGHAAFDNNGAGGAGGFDFGGFGGFDDLGDIFDMFFGGGMGTRRQRSGPTRGADLRYDLEIDFVEAAFGTEVDIEVPRTETCPRCHGNKAEPGTPIDTCSHCHGTGEIRAAQQTAFGQFVNVRPCPTCHGEGSTVRTPCSECHGNGRVRRTRKIQVKIPAGIDDGYRIRVSGEGEAGTRGGPNGDLYVFVSVRPHELFERRGNDIYLEVPISFAQAALGDEIEVPTLDGKVKLRIPEGTQTGTSFRLRGKGIPHVRGYGRGDEHVRVKVVTPRNLSPKQREAVRKLAESLGEDVKEQEKGFFEKIRDAFDGLGRHAH, from the coding sequence GTGGCAAAACGAGACTATTATGAAGTGCTAGGGGTAGATCGTTCTGCCGGCCCCGATGAAATTAAAAAGGCCTATCGGAGGTTGGCTCGTAAGTATCATCCCGACGTCAATCGAGATGATCCCGATGCTGAGGAGAAATTCAAAGAGGCCACAGAGGCCTATAAGGTGCTCAGTGATGAGCAAGCTAGAGCTAGATATGATCAGTTTGGCCATGCGGCCTTTGACAACAACGGTGCCGGTGGCGCCGGTGGTTTTGACTTTGGTGGCTTCGGTGGCTTTGACGATTTGGGAGACATCTTCGACATGTTCTTTGGCGGCGGGATGGGAACTCGCCGGCAACGCAGCGGCCCCACCAGGGGTGCAGATCTGCGCTATGATTTGGAGATAGATTTCGTTGAAGCGGCCTTTGGTACCGAGGTAGATATTGAGGTTCCTAGAACCGAGACCTGTCCCCGCTGTCACGGCAATAAGGCGGAACCGGGCACTCCCATCGATACTTGTTCCCATTGCCATGGCACCGGTGAGATTCGAGCTGCACAGCAGACTGCCTTTGGGCAGTTTGTCAACGTTCGCCCCTGTCCCACCTGTCATGGTGAAGGTTCCACGGTACGGACCCCCTGTTCCGAGTGTCACGGCAACGGCAGGGTGCGGCGAACTCGGAAGATTCAAGTCAAGATTCCCGCGGGAATCGACGATGGCTATCGGATTCGAGTATCCGGTGAAGGGGAAGCTGGTACTCGAGGTGGCCCCAACGGAGACCTTTACGTTTTCGTTAGCGTCAGACCCCATGAGCTTTTTGAACGTCGAGGTAATGACATCTACCTAGAGGTGCCCATCAGTTTTGCCCAGGCAGCTTTGGGCGATGAGATAGAAGTTCCCACTCTAGATGGGAAGGTAAAACTCAGAATTCCGGAAGGCACTCAAACAGGAACGTCCTTCCGTCTGCGGGGAAAGGGAATTCCCCACGTCCGGGGTTATGGTCGCGGAGACGAACATGTTCGGGTCAAGGTAGTTACCCCGAGAAACCTCTCGCCGAAACAGCGGGAGGCCGTTCGTAAGCTGGCAGAAAGCCTGGGCGAAGACGTCAAGGAACAGGAAAAGGGGTTCTTTGAGAAAATCAGGGATGCCTTTGACGGATTAGGGAGGCATGCCCATTGA